Below is a window of Herbiconiux aconitum DNA.
CCGGCCCCCACCGCGACGAGCAAAGCCCCGCTCACGGCCGGCCCGATCAGGCCGCCGAGCTGGAACATCGAGGAGTTGAGGCTGATCGCGTTCCGCAGATACCGCGGCCCCACCAGCTCGTTCGTGAAGACCTGCCGTGCCGGGTTGTCGATCACGGTCACGAGCCCCAGCACGACGGCCACCACGTAGATGTGCCACACCTGCACCGTGCCGGTGAGGGTCAGGATGGCCAGGGTGAGACTGGTGAAAACGGCGGCGGTCTGCGTGATCATGAGCAGCACCCGCTTCGAATAGCGGTCGACGATCACCCCGCCCACCAGCCCGAACACGAGCATCGGCGCGAACTGCAGTGCGACGGTGATTCCCACGGCCGCGACGCTTCCCGAGAGCTCCAGCACGAGCCAGTCCTGGGCGATGCGCTGCATCCACACCGCTGTCATCGCGACGAGGTTCGTCAGGGCGAAGATGCGGTAGTTGCGCACCGAGAGGGAGACGAGGGTGTGTCGCCACGGAGGCGGGGAACTCTGGACGGTGATCGGTTCGGTCTTCGGATATTCGTTGAGAGTCGCTGTCACATCAGTTCCTGGTAGATAGTTCGCCTTCTACAACGGTAGGGGTGCCGGCAGCATTCCGAGACTAAATTGGAGCTATAAGTCCTATTGGTTTTTCGAATGATGAACGGATGCGCCGTGTTCGATCCCGCTCTCCTCCGCACCTTCCTGGCCGTGGCCGAGACGCACAGCTTCACGAAAGCGGCGGCCCAGCTCGGCCTCAGTCAGCCGACCGTCAGCCAGCAGGTGCGCAAGCTCGAGGCCGCGTCGGGCCGCCTGCTCATCGCGCGCGACACCCGGGTGGTGACCCTCACCGACAACGGCGATGCCATGGCGGGGTTCGCGCGCACCATCCTCGCGGCGCACGCGTCAGCATCCAGCTACTTCTCCGGGTCGGCGATGCGCGGGCGTCTGCGATTCGGCGCCGCCGACGACCTCGCCATCACGCAACTGCCGCGCATTCTGCGCCACTTCCGGCAGCTCTACCCGCAGATCAATCTCGAACTCACCGTGAACCAGAGCCTGCCGCTCTACCGACAGCTGAAGGCGGGGCGGCTCGATCTCATCTTCATCAAGCAGATCCCGGATGCGCCCGACGGCGCCATCCCGGAGCTCGGCCGGGTGGTGCGGCGCGACACGATGGTGTGGATCGCCGAGGAGAAGACCATCATCGAGCCGGGCGAACCGGTGCCGATGATCGCCTATCAGGCGCCGAGCATCAGCCGGCAGCTCGCCATCGACGCGCTCGAAGCCGCGGGCCGCACCTGGCGCATCACCTGCAACACGCGCGAGGTGAACGGCGTGCTGGCGGCGGTGCGGGCGGGGATCGGGGTGGCGGCTTTTCCACACACGCTCATCCCCGACGACCTGGTGAAGGTGAGCAACAAGTTCGACCTGCCCGATCTCGGCGACGTCGACTTCACGCTGCTCTCGAACCCCGCAGCCCCCGCCGAGCCCGTCGAGGCGCTCTCCTCCGCCAT
It encodes the following:
- a CDS encoding LysR substrate-binding domain-containing protein — encoded protein: MFDPALLRTFLAVAETHSFTKAAAQLGLSQPTVSQQVRKLEAASGRLLIARDTRVVTLTDNGDAMAGFARTILAAHASASSYFSGSAMRGRLRFGAADDLAITQLPRILRHFRQLYPQINLELTVNQSLPLYRQLKAGRLDLIFIKQIPDAPDGAIPELGRVVRRDTMVWIAEEKTIIEPGEPVPMIAYQAPSISRQLAIDALEAAGRTWRITCNTREVNGVLAAVRAGIGVAAFPHTLIPDDLVKVSNKFDLPDLGDVDFTLLSNPAAPAEPVEALSSAILGRALSRTGA